A stretch of Caenibius tardaugens NBRC 16725 DNA encodes these proteins:
- a CDS encoding sugar phosphate isomerase/epimerase family protein, whose translation MTIAGPAFCLNAFNGSAFIGQSGDVPGWIDAAAAAGFPLLGPDLFSIDACAKRGVTPAALARHLRDAGIGCGYIAASAMLDGGPHGLPMLLHAADIAETLGAPFLQINMDGPDPATRQNALEQACTALDGRGLKIAIEYMPQTGLRTVGETVALAMHVGTDHAGAMIDIWHHSRGPDQWEDLIAVPVEAIAYVELDDALPAIGDDLVDEMLNRRTFPGKGEFDIAQFARIMRDKGYDGMVSIEVLNAEWRDEPLELFARTCFESSTALWPQG comes from the coding sequence GTGACAATCGCCGGCCCTGCCTTTTGCCTCAATGCCTTCAACGGATCGGCCTTTATCGGGCAGAGCGGCGATGTGCCGGGCTGGATCGATGCGGCAGCCGCAGCAGGCTTCCCCCTGCTCGGCCCGGACCTGTTCTCTATCGATGCCTGTGCGAAGCGCGGCGTGACCCCCGCCGCCCTCGCCCGGCACCTGCGTGATGCGGGTATCGGCTGTGGCTATATCGCCGCCTCTGCGATGCTGGACGGTGGTCCGCATGGCCTGCCCATGCTTCTCCATGCTGCGGACATTGCGGAAACTCTGGGCGCGCCATTCCTGCAGATCAACATGGACGGCCCCGATCCTGCCACGCGGCAGAATGCGCTGGAACAGGCCTGCACCGCGCTGGATGGCAGGGGCCTGAAAATCGCGATCGAATATATGCCGCAAACCGGGTTGCGCACTGTGGGGGAAACCGTGGCGCTGGCCATGCATGTGGGCACCGATCACGCCGGGGCGATGATCGATATCTGGCACCACAGCCGTGGACCCGATCAATGGGAAGATCTGATCGCAGTGCCGGTTGAAGCGATAGCCTATGTGGAACTGGATGACGCCCTGCCCGCCATCGGCGATGACCTGGTGGACGAGATGCTCAACCGGCGGACTTTCCCCGGAAAGGGTGAATTCGACATTGCGCAATTTGCCCGCATAATGCGCGACAAGGGCTACGACGGGATGGTCAGCATCGAGGTACTCAATGCCGAATGGCGGGACGAACCCTTAGAGCTGTTCGC